A genomic window from Onychostoma macrolepis isolate SWU-2019 chromosome 22, ASM1243209v1, whole genome shotgun sequence includes:
- the LOC131531299 gene encoding uncharacterized protein LOC131531299 produces MKRHYEQLERERKEERKRRKREDEERRVEKRKRWEKMMEDIKREQEEEIKRREREERERIDREEKECDEMKQKHEEEIEKMKKKHEDEARKQREELNDFIKRKEQHMQDLKERLEEIQRQLNEVKRLRQELEAKWSCQVM; encoded by the coding sequence atgaaaagacATTATGAGCAGCTGGAACGAGAGAGAAAAGAGGAGAGGAAGAGAAGAAAACGAGAGGATGAAGAGAGACGAGTGGAGAAGAGAAAGAGATGGGAGAAAATGATGGAAGATATTAAACGAGAGCAAGAGGAGGAGATcaagagaagagaaagagaggagagagaaagaatagacagagaagaaaaagagtgtgatgaaatgaaacagaaacatGAAGAAGAGATAGAGAAGATGAAGAAGAAACATGAAGATGAAGCCAGAAAACAAAGAGAAGAACTGAATGATTTCATCAAGAGAAAAGAGCAGCACATGCAGGATCTCAAGGAGAGACTTGAAGAGATTCAAAGACAACTGAATGAAGTGAAAAGGTTAAGACAGGAGCTAGAAGCTAAATGGTCATGTCAAGTCATGTGA